Proteins encoded in a region of the Candidatus Yanofskybacteria bacterium genome:
- a CDS encoding 30S ribosomal protein S15, producing MLNSKEKTKVMEKVRIHEKDTGSAEAQVALFSEEIIRLTKHLKKHQKDNSSRLGLLKMVAKRKRLLDYLKREAPKRHASLVKKLDL from the coding sequence ATGTTAAATAGCAAAGAGAAAACAAAAGTGATGGAGAAGGTCAGGATCCATGAAAAGGATACTGGATCAGCTGAGGCCCAGGTTGCTTTGTTTAGCGAGGAGATTATTAGGCTCACTAAACATCTCAAAAAGCATCAAAAAGACAACAGTTCAAGGTTGGGTCTTCTAAAGATGGTGGCCAAGAGAAAGAGACTTTTGGATTACCTCAAGAGAGAGGCACCAAAAAGACACGCCTCTTTGGTCAAGAAGCTTGACCTCTAA
- a CDS encoding cob(I)yrinic acid a,c-diamide adenosyltransferase → MGLFYTKKGDKGFSHVGKIKISKLDHHIEALGQLDELNCLIGVFKSEQKDKALKTTLHRVQENLFIIQAIVAYKMLREKRIPPQLEESTLRSIESVIDEIESKLKVERKFIIPGTNPTSAWLDYIRAKSRTTERALLRIKLKNPTANAYMNRLSSLFFALARQVGQKGRESSPRYK, encoded by the coding sequence ATGGGGTTATTCTATACGAAAAAGGGCGACAAGGGCTTCAGCCACGTCGGCAAAATCAAGATTAGCAAGCTCGACCACCATATCGAAGCTCTTGGCCAGCTGGATGAACTAAACTGTCTAATTGGCGTTTTTAAGTCGGAGCAAAAAGATAAGGCGTTAAAAACGACACTGCACCGTGTCCAAGAGAATCTTTTTATTATTCAAGCCATTGTCGCCTACAAGATGCTCAGAGAGAAAAGGATACCCCCACAACTAGAGGAGTCCACTCTTAGGTCCATAGAATCAGTGATTGATGAGATTGAATCGAAATTGAAGGTAGAAAGAAAATTCATTATACCCGGAACTAATCCAACGTCAGCCTGGCTAGACTACATACGAGCTAAATCAAGAACTACTGAAAGGGCCCTACTGAGGATTAAACTAAAAAACCCCACGGCCAATGCCTACATGAATCGCTTATCAAGCCTATTCTTCGCTCTAGCCAGACAAGTGGGCCAGAAGGGTAGAGAGTCTTCCCCTAGATACAAGTAA
- the infB gene encoding translation initiation factor IF-2 — MIDLKSVNMSNNEIKPNINSRPPVVVVLGHVDHGKTKLLDAIRHTNVVDGESGGITQHIGAYQAEVHGKTITFLDTPGHEAFAAIRTRGVKVADIAVLVVAADESVKPQTKEAINIIKEAGIPYIVAINKMDKDAANPQRVKQDLASEDVLAEDWGGKVPMVEVSAKDGKNLDDLLDMILLVAEVEELGEDLGSPTGGVIIESHLDKQRGNVATALVNKGVLKIGDFIVVGTVIGKIKSMEDFKGNSIVEARPSQPVVIMGWASAPQIGKGFEVAKNKNEAEDLQAANVDIKQLLLFITSTREDHGDKKVLNMVFKTDVSSSMEALDNVVGQIKSDEVGYNVISYGIGSIGEADIKTAIASKAQVIGFRVGVDKSAEKLAERDGIKLATFDIIYELVEYIRGEMANLLGAEVKKNIIGKLKVIAIFKTDTKSIILGGKVISGKALRGVGCDILRGEGVLGSAKIGQLQHNKGDVTEVSDGLEAGLRLDFGGKDMPEIRQGDIIEIYEEESVKRTL, encoded by the coding sequence ATGATAGACTTGAAATCGGTCAATATGTCAAATAACGAGATAAAACCTAATATTAATTCAAGGCCACCGGTGGTGGTTGTCTTGGGTCATGTAGATCATGGCAAGACTAAGCTTCTTGATGCGATTAGGCATACCAACGTTGTGGACGGTGAGTCCGGCGGGATCACTCAGCATATAGGTGCTTATCAGGCCGAGGTCCACGGTAAGACAATCACTTTCTTAGATACTCCCGGGCATGAGGCCTTCGCCGCTATAAGAACTAGAGGCGTCAAAGTTGCGGATATCGCAGTCTTAGTCGTTGCGGCAGATGAAAGTGTTAAGCCGCAGACCAAAGAAGCTATCAATATTATAAAAGAAGCAGGGATTCCGTATATAGTAGCTATAAATAAAATGGATAAGGATGCGGCTAATCCTCAGAGGGTCAAGCAGGACTTGGCTTCTGAAGATGTACTGGCCGAAGATTGGGGCGGCAAGGTGCCTATGGTAGAAGTTTCTGCTAAAGACGGGAAGAACTTGGATGACCTCCTGGATATGATTTTACTAGTCGCTGAAGTCGAGGAGCTTGGCGAAGATCTAGGCTCCCCTACTGGTGGCGTCATAATTGAATCGCACCTAGACAAACAAAGAGGAAACGTAGCAACGGCCCTGGTAAATAAGGGCGTTCTTAAGATTGGAGACTTTATTGTAGTGGGCACGGTGATTGGAAAGATAAAATCGATGGAAGATTTTAAAGGAAACTCGATCGTAGAAGCTCGACCATCACAGCCGGTAGTAATTATGGGCTGGGCATCTGCCCCTCAGATAGGAAAAGGTTTCGAGGTTGCCAAGAACAAGAATGAGGCTGAAGATCTGCAAGCTGCAAATGTTGACATTAAGCAGCTGCTTCTATTCATTACGAGCACAAGAGAAGATCACGGAGATAAAAAAGTACTCAATATGGTCTTCAAGACAGATGTCTCTAGCTCTATGGAGGCCCTGGATAACGTTGTCGGTCAGATCAAATCGGATGAAGTAGGATACAACGTGATTAGTTATGGCATAGGAAGTATTGGGGAAGCTGATATCAAGACGGCCATTGCTAGCAAGGCTCAAGTTATTGGATTCAGAGTTGGAGTAGACAAATCGGCTGAGAAATTGGCAGAGAGGGATGGCATCAAGCTAGCTACATTCGACATTATTTATGAGTTAGTCGAATATATCAGGGGCGAAATGGCCAACTTGCTTGGAGCTGAGGTTAAGAAAAACATTATTGGCAAGCTCAAAGTTATCGCTATATTTAAAACAGATACTAAGTCTATAATCCTTGGTGGCAAGGTCATATCTGGTAAAGCCCTTAGGGGTGTCGGATGCGATATATTAAGAGGAGAGGGTGTATTGGGGAGTGCCAAAATCGGTCAACTCCAACACAACAAGGGAGATGTAACTGAAGTGTCCGACGGTCTCGAAGCTGGATTAAGGCTGGACTTCGGCGGTAAAGATATGCCAGAGATAAGGCAGGGCGATATAATAGAGATATACGAAGAAGAGAGCGTGAAGAGGACTTTGTAA
- a CDS encoding pyrimidine dimer DNA glycosylase — MRIWDIHPKHLCRKHLLAEHRELHGLWNILTIHDGKGGYSQHPETKRWVGKLKALYIRHESLVEEMINRKYSHRSPLNKKYSKGKPGQEYLIDDLDRQKVLLRDKPCECFRD; from the coding sequence ATGCGCATTTGGGACATACATCCAAAACATCTATGCAGAAAGCATCTTCTTGCGGAACATCGCGAATTACACGGTTTGTGGAATATTTTAACTATACACGACGGTAAGGGTGGGTATTCTCAGCATCCAGAGACTAAGCGTTGGGTTGGCAAATTGAAGGCCCTATACATCAGGCATGAGTCCTTGGTAGAGGAAATGATTAACAGAAAATATAGTCATAGATCTCCGCTGAACAAAAAATATTCCAAAGGGAAGCCAGGTCAAGAATATCTCATAGATGACCTGGATAGGCAGAAAGTATTGCTACGGGATAAGCCTTGCGAGTGTTTTAGAGATTAG
- a CDS encoding type IV pili twitching motility protein PilT, whose amino-acid sequence MDQKQYLEELLKTTAQNGASDLHISPGHYPVIRIDGRLVQLSNYKILDKETASDLVLALLGDRAARFISEKELDFSFSLGDSRFRANAYQVQGGYAAAMRLVPNELKTIEDLGLPQIVKLFSKLSQGFVLVVGPTGHGKSTTLAAIIELINKERAEKIVTIEDPIEYIFSPDKSVIDQRELYGDTFSFHRALRSTFRENVNVIMVGEMRDYETMSAAVTAAETGHLVLASLHTNSAGQTVERIIDSFPVDQQPQIRNQIANTLSGVISQRLIPGVKGGLVPAVEVMIATPAVRTLIRDNRPKQLDLVIETSQDVGMISLDRSLADLVRRKLISIERAEFYSLNPSGFRSLL is encoded by the coding sequence ATGGACCAGAAGCAATACTTGGAAGAACTACTAAAAACTACTGCTCAGAATGGAGCATCAGATTTACACATATCTCCGGGCCATTATCCAGTGATCAGGATCGATGGTCGACTAGTACAGTTGTCTAATTACAAAATATTAGACAAGGAGACGGCGAGTGATCTAGTGCTAGCCCTGCTAGGAGATAGGGCCGCCAGGTTTATATCCGAGAAAGAGCTAGACTTCTCTTTCTCTTTGGGGGACTCTCGTTTCAGAGCTAACGCCTATCAAGTTCAAGGCGGCTATGCTGCGGCCATGAGGTTAGTCCCAAATGAATTAAAGACCATTGAAGACCTAGGGCTACCTCAGATAGTAAAACTTTTCAGCAAGCTCTCTCAGGGCTTCGTCCTTGTAGTCGGACCGACTGGCCATGGCAAATCAACGACCTTAGCCGCCATCATAGAATTGATAAATAAAGAGCGTGCGGAGAAAATAGTAACCATCGAAGATCCCATCGAATATATTTTCTCTCCGGATAAAAGCGTCATAGACCAGAGAGAGCTTTATGGGGATACCTTCTCATTCCACAGAGCCCTAAGATCCACGTTTCGAGAGAACGTAAATGTAATCATGGTAGGGGAGATGCGCGACTACGAAACCATGAGTGCCGCCGTGACTGCCGCCGAAACCGGCCATCTCGTGTTGGCATCCTTACATACTAATAGCGCTGGCCAGACAGTCGAAAGAATAATAGACAGCTTCCCAGTCGATCAGCAGCCACAAATCAGAAATCAAATCGCTAACACTTTGTCTGGGGTTATATCACAAAGACTCATTCCCGGAGTTAAGGGTGGGCTAGTCCCGGCAGTTGAAGTTATGATAGCTACGCCAGCAGTTCGCACGCTCATAAGAGATAATCGTCCCAAGCAATTGGACTTAGTCATAGAAACTAGCCAAGACGTTGGCATGATCTCGCTAGACAGGTCGCTTGCCGATCTAGTTCGTCGTAAATTAATCAGCATTGAAAGAGCGGAGTTTTATTCACTTAATCCTTCGGGCTTTAGAAGCCTGCTATAA